A genomic region of Homo sapiens chromosome 4, GRCh38.p14 Primary Assembly contains the following coding sequences:
- the SLC49A3 gene encoding solute carrier family 49 member A3 isoform 1 (isoform 1 is encoded by transcript variant 1), giving the protein MAGPTEAETGLAEPRALCAQRGHRTYARRWVFLLAISLLNCSNATLWLSFAPVADVIAEDLVLSMEQINWLSLVYLVVSTPFGVAAIWILDSVGLRAATILGAWLNFAGSVLRMVPCMVVGTQNPFAFLMGGQSLCALAQSLVIFSPAKLAALWFPEHQRATANMLATMSNPLGVLVANVLSPVLVKKGEDIPLMLGVYTIPAGVVCLLSTICLWESVPPTPPSAGAASSTSEKFLDGLKLQLMWNKAYVILAVCLGGMIGISASFSALLEQILCASGHSSGFSGLCGALFITFGILGALALGPYVDRTKHFTEATKIGLCLFSLACVPFALVSQLQGQTLALAATCSLLGLFGFSVGPVAMELAVECSFPVGEGAATGMIFVLGQAEGILIMLAMTALTVRRSEPSLSTCQQGEDPLDWTVSLLLMAGLCTFFSCILAVFFHTPYRRLQAESGEPPSTRNAVGGADSGPGVDRGGAGRAGVLGPSTATPECTARGASLEDPRGPGSPHPACHRATPRAQGPAATDAPSRPGRLAGRVQASRFIDPAGSHSSFSSPWVIT; this is encoded by the exons ATGGCGGGGCCGACGGAGGCCGAGACGGGGTTGGCCGAGCCCCGGGCCCTGTGCGCGCAGCGGGGCCACCGCACCTACGCGCGCCGCTGGGTGTTCCTGCTCGCGATCAGCCTGCTCAACTGCTCCAACGCCACG CTGTGGCTCAGCTTTGCACCTGTGGCTGACGTCATTGCTGAGGACTTGGTCCTGTCCATGGAGCAGATCAACTGGCTGTCACTGGTCTACCTCGTGGTATCCACCCCATTTGGCGTGGCGGCCATCTGGATCCTGGACTCCGTCGGGCTCCGTGCGGCG ACCATCCTGGGTGCGTGGCTGAACTTTGCCGGGAGTGTGCTACGCATGGTGCCCTGCATGGTTGTTGGGACCCAAAACCCATTTGCCTTCCTCATGGGTGGCCAGAGCCTCTGTGCCCTTGCCCAGAGCCTGGTCATCTTCTCTCCAGCCAAGCTGGCTGCCTTGTGGTTCCCAGAGCACCAGCGAGCCACGGCCAACATGCTCGCCACCATGT CGAACCCTCTGGGCGTCCTTGTGGCCAATGTGCTGTCCCCTGTGCTGGTCAAGAAGGGTGAGGACATTCCGTTAATG CTCGGTGTCTATACCATCCCTGCTGGCGTCGTCTGCCTGCTGTCCACCATCTGCCTGTGGGAGAGtgtgccccccaccccgccctcTGCCGGGGCTGCCAGCTCCACCTCAGAGAAGTTCCTGGATGGGCTCAAGCTG CAGCTCATGTGGAACAAGGCCTATGTCATCCTGGCTGTGTGCTTGGGGGGAATGATCGGGATCTCTGCCAGCTTCTCAGCCCTCCTGGAGCAGATCCTCTGTGCAAGCGGCCACTCCAGT GGGTTTTCCGGCCTCTGTGGCGCTCTCTTCATCACGTTTGGGATCCTGGGGGCACTGGCTCTCGGCCCCTATGTGGACCGGACCAAGCACTTCACTGAGGCCACCAAGATTGGCCTGTGCCTGTTCTCTCTGGCCTGCGTGCCCTTTGCCCTG GTGTCCCAGCTGCAGGGACAGACCCTTGCCCTGGCTGCCACCTGCTCGCTGCTCGGGCTGTTTGGCTTCTCGGTGGGCCCCGTGGCCATGGAGTTGGCGGTCGAGTGTTCCTTCCCCGTGGGGGAGGGGGCTGCCACAGGCATGATCTTTGTGCTGGG GCAGGCCGAGGGAATACTCATCATGCTGGCAATGACGGCACTGACTGTGCGACGCTCGGAGCCGTCCTTGTCCACCTGCCAGCAGGGGGAGGATCCACTTGACTGGACAG TGTCTCTGCTGCTGATGGCCGGCCTGTGCACCTTCTTCAGCTGCATCCTGGCGGTCTTCTTCCACACCCCATACCGGCGCCTGCAGGCCGAGTCTGGGGAGCCCCCCTCCACCCGTAACGCCGTGGGCGGCGCAGACTCAGGGCCGGGTGTGGACCGAGGGGGAGCAGGAAGGGCTGGGGTCCTGGGGCCCAGCACGGCGACTCCGGAGTGCACGGCGAGGGGGGCCTCGCTAGAGGACCCCAGAGGGCCCGGGAGCCCCCACCCAGCCTGCCACCGAGCGACTCCCCGTGCGCAAGGCCCAGCAGCCACCGACGCGCCCTCCCGCCCCGGCAGACTCGCAGGCAGGGTCCAAGCGTCCAGGTTTATTGACCCGGCTGGGTctcactcctccttctcctccccgtGGGTGATCACGTAG
- the SLC49A3 gene encoding solute carrier family 49 member A3 isoform 6 (isoform 6 is encoded by transcript variant 6), whose amino-acid sequence MAGPTEAETGLAEPRALCAQRGHRTYARRWVFLLAISLLNCSNATLWLSFAPVADVIAEDLVLSMEQINWLSLVYLVVSTPFGVAAIWILDSVGLRAARTLWASLWPMCCPLCWSRRLGVYTIPAGVVCLLSTICLWESVPPTPPSAGAASSTSEKFLDGLKLLMWNKAYVILAVCLGGMIGISASFSALLEQILCASGHSSGFSGLCGALFITFGILGALALGPYVDRTKHFTEATKIGLCLFSLACVPFALVSQLQGQTLALAATCSLLGLFGFSVGPVAMELAVECSFPVGEGAATGMIFVLGQAEGILIMLAMTALTVRRSEPSLSTCQQGEDPLDWTVSLLLMAGLCTFFSCILAVFFHTPYRRLQAESGEPPSTRNAVGGADSGPGVDRGGAGRAGVLGPSTATPECTARGASLEDPRGPGSPHPACHRATPRAQGPAATDAPSRPGRLAGRVQASRFIDPAGSHSSFSSPWVIT is encoded by the exons ATGGCGGGGCCGACGGAGGCCGAGACGGGGTTGGCCGAGCCCCGGGCCCTGTGCGCGCAGCGGGGCCACCGCACCTACGCGCGCCGCTGGGTGTTCCTGCTCGCGATCAGCCTGCTCAACTGCTCCAACGCCACG CTGTGGCTCAGCTTTGCACCTGTGGCTGACGTCATTGCTGAGGACTTGGTCCTGTCCATGGAGCAGATCAACTGGCTGTCACTGGTCTACCTCGTGGTATCCACCCCATTTGGCGTGGCGGCCATCTGGATCCTGGACTCCGTCGGGCTCCGTGCGGCG CGAACCCTCTGGGCGTCCTTGTGGCCAATGTGCTGTCCCCTGTGCTGGTCAAGAAGG CTCGGTGTCTATACCATCCCTGCTGGCGTCGTCTGCCTGCTGTCCACCATCTGCCTGTGGGAGAGtgtgccccccaccccgccctcTGCCGGGGCTGCCAGCTCCACCTCAGAGAAGTTCCTGGATGGGCTCAAGCTG CTCATGTGGAACAAGGCCTATGTCATCCTGGCTGTGTGCTTGGGGGGAATGATCGGGATCTCTGCCAGCTTCTCAGCCCTCCTGGAGCAGATCCTCTGTGCAAGCGGCCACTCCAGT GGGTTTTCCGGCCTCTGTGGCGCTCTCTTCATCACGTTTGGGATCCTGGGGGCACTGGCTCTCGGCCCCTATGTGGACCGGACCAAGCACTTCACTGAGGCCACCAAGATTGGCCTGTGCCTGTTCTCTCTGGCCTGCGTGCCCTTTGCCCTG GTGTCCCAGCTGCAGGGACAGACCCTTGCCCTGGCTGCCACCTGCTCGCTGCTCGGGCTGTTTGGCTTCTCGGTGGGCCCCGTGGCCATGGAGTTGGCGGTCGAGTGTTCCTTCCCCGTGGGGGAGGGGGCTGCCACAGGCATGATCTTTGTGCTGGG GCAGGCCGAGGGAATACTCATCATGCTGGCAATGACGGCACTGACTGTGCGACGCTCGGAGCCGTCCTTGTCCACCTGCCAGCAGGGGGAGGATCCACTTGACTGGACAG TGTCTCTGCTGCTGATGGCCGGCCTGTGCACCTTCTTCAGCTGCATCCTGGCGGTCTTCTTCCACACCCCATACCGGCGCCTGCAGGCCGAGTCTGGGGAGCCCCCCTCCACCCGTAACGCCGTGGGCGGCGCAGACTCAGGGCCGGGTGTGGACCGAGGGGGAGCAGGAAGGGCTGGGGTCCTGGGGCCCAGCACGGCGACTCCGGAGTGCACGGCGAGGGGGGCCTCGCTAGAGGACCCCAGAGGGCCCGGGAGCCCCCACCCAGCCTGCCACCGAGCGACTCCCCGTGCGCAAGGCCCAGCAGCCACCGACGCGCCCTCCCGCCCCGGCAGACTCGCAGGCAGGGTCCAAGCGTCCAGGTTTATTGACCCGGCTGGGTctcactcctccttctcctccccgtGGGTGATCACGTAG
- the SLC49A3 gene encoding solute carrier family 49 member A3 isoform X3, which yields MVQESVGVVGVGRSLDSQGPPAAVLHCFINIHESSWSTQKSHPDTKSRHGLCLGHHSEPCGSALHLWLTSLLRTWSCPWSRSTGCHWSTSWYPPHLAWRPSGSWTPSGSVRRPSWPSWLPCGSQSTSEPRPTCSPPCRTLWASLWPMCCPLCWSRRLGVYTIPAGVVCLLSTICLWESVPPTPPSAGAASSTSEKFLDGLKLQLMWNKAYVILAVCLGGMIGISASFSALLEQILCASGHSSGFSGLCGALFITFGILGALALGPYVDRTKHFTEATKIGLCLFSLACVPFALVSQLQGQTLALAATCSLLGLFGFSVGPVAMELAVECSFPVGEGAATGMIFVLGQAEGILIMLAMTALTVRRSEPSLSTCQQGEDPLDWTVSLLLMAGLCTFFSCILAVFFHTPYRRLQAESGEPPSTRNAVGGADSGPGVDRGGAGRAGVLGPSTATPECTARGASLEDPRGPGSPHPACHRATPRAQGPAATDAPSRPGRLAGRVQASRFIDPAGSHSSFSSPWVIT from the exons ATGGTCCAAGAGTCAGTGGGTGTCGTAGGTGTGGGGCGTTCCTTGGACAGTCAAGGGCCTCCTGCTGCAGTTCTTCACTGTTTTATTAATATCCACGAGTCATCATGGAGCACACAGAAATCTCACCCTGACACCAAGAGTCGTCATGGTCTCTGCCTGGGTCACCACAGTGAGCC CTGTGGCTCAGCTTTGCACCTGTGGCTGACGTCATTGCTGAGGACTTGGTCCTGTCCATGGAGCAGATCAACTGGCTGTCACTGGTCTACCTCGTGGTATCCACCCCATTTGGCGTGGCGGCCATCTGGATCCTGGACTCCGTCGGGCTCCGTGCGGCG ACCATCCTGG CCAAGCTGGCTGCCTTGTGGTTCCCAGAGCACCAGCGAGCCACGGCCAACATGCTCGCCACCATGT CGAACCCTCTGGGCGTCCTTGTGGCCAATGTGCTGTCCCCTGTGCTGGTCAAGAAGG CTCGGTGTCTATACCATCCCTGCTGGCGTCGTCTGCCTGCTGTCCACCATCTGCCTGTGGGAGAGtgtgccccccaccccgccctcTGCCGGGGCTGCCAGCTCCACCTCAGAGAAGTTCCTGGATGGGCTCAAGCTG CAGCTCATGTGGAACAAGGCCTATGTCATCCTGGCTGTGTGCTTGGGGGGAATGATCGGGATCTCTGCCAGCTTCTCAGCCCTCCTGGAGCAGATCCTCTGTGCAAGCGGCCACTCCAGT GGGTTTTCCGGCCTCTGTGGCGCTCTCTTCATCACGTTTGGGATCCTGGGGGCACTGGCTCTCGGCCCCTATGTGGACCGGACCAAGCACTTCACTGAGGCCACCAAGATTGGCCTGTGCCTGTTCTCTCTGGCCTGCGTGCCCTTTGCCCTG GTGTCCCAGCTGCAGGGACAGACCCTTGCCCTGGCTGCCACCTGCTCGCTGCTCGGGCTGTTTGGCTTCTCGGTGGGCCCCGTGGCCATGGAGTTGGCGGTCGAGTGTTCCTTCCCCGTGGGGGAGGGGGCTGCCACAGGCATGATCTTTGTGCTGGG GCAGGCCGAGGGAATACTCATCATGCTGGCAATGACGGCACTGACTGTGCGACGCTCGGAGCCGTCCTTGTCCACCTGCCAGCAGGGGGAGGATCCACTTGACTGGACAG TGTCTCTGCTGCTGATGGCCGGCCTGTGCACCTTCTTCAGCTGCATCCTGGCGGTCTTCTTCCACACCCCATACCGGCGCCTGCAGGCCGAGTCTGGGGAGCCCCCCTCCACCCGTAACGCCGTGGGCGGCGCAGACTCAGGGCCGGGTGTGGACCGAGGGGGAGCAGGAAGGGCTGGGGTCCTGGGGCCCAGCACGGCGACTCCGGAGTGCACGGCGAGGGGGGCCTCGCTAGAGGACCCCAGAGGGCCCGGGAGCCCCCACCCAGCCTGCCACCGAGCGACTCCCCGTGCGCAAGGCCCAGCAGCCACCGACGCGCCCTCCCGCCCCGGCAGACTCGCAGGCAGGGTCCAAGCGTCCAGGTTTATTGACCCGGCTGGGTctcactcctccttctcctccccgtGGGTGATCACGTAG
- the SLC49A3 gene encoding solute carrier family 49 member A3 isoform X12: MAGPTEAETGLAEPRALCAQRGHRTYARRWVFLLAISLLNCSNATVGAGAGTGGSGTLSPSDQPGFVFLWPQPELWLSFAPVADVIAEDLVLSMEQINWLSLVYLVVSTPFGVAAIWILDSVGLRAALGVYTIPAGVVCLLSTICLWESVPPTPPSAGAASSTSEKFLDGLKLLMWNKAYVILAVCLGGMIGISASFSALLEQILCASGHSSGFSGLCGALFITFGILGALALGPYVDRTKHFTEATKIGLCLFSLACVPFALVSQLQGQTLALAATCSLLGLFGFSVGPVAMELAVECSFPVGEGAATGMIFVLGQAEGILIMLAMTALTVRRSEPSLSTCQQGEDPLDWTAASWRSSSTPHTGACRPSLGSPPPPVTPWAAQTQGRVWTEGEQEGLGSWGPARRLRSARRGGPR, encoded by the exons ATGGCGGGGCCGACGGAGGCCGAGACGGGGTTGGCCGAGCCCCGGGCCCTGTGCGCGCAGCGGGGCCACCGCACCTACGCGCGCCGCTGGGTGTTCCTGCTCGCGATCAGCCTGCTCAACTGCTCCAACGCCACGGTAGGGGCAGGGGCGGGGACAGGTGGCTCCGGGACCCTCAGTCCCTCGGACCAGCCGGGTTTTGTTTTCCTGTGGCCACAGCCCGAG CTGTGGCTCAGCTTTGCACCTGTGGCTGACGTCATTGCTGAGGACTTGGTCCTGTCCATGGAGCAGATCAACTGGCTGTCACTGGTCTACCTCGTGGTATCCACCCCATTTGGCGTGGCGGCCATCTGGATCCTGGACTCCGTCGGGCTCCGTGCGGCG CTCGGTGTCTATACCATCCCTGCTGGCGTCGTCTGCCTGCTGTCCACCATCTGCCTGTGGGAGAGtgtgccccccaccccgccctcTGCCGGGGCTGCCAGCTCCACCTCAGAGAAGTTCCTGGATGGGCTCAAGCTG CTCATGTGGAACAAGGCCTATGTCATCCTGGCTGTGTGCTTGGGGGGAATGATCGGGATCTCTGCCAGCTTCTCAGCCCTCCTGGAGCAGATCCTCTGTGCAAGCGGCCACTCCAGT GGGTTTTCCGGCCTCTGTGGCGCTCTCTTCATCACGTTTGGGATCCTGGGGGCACTGGCTCTCGGCCCCTATGTGGACCGGACCAAGCACTTCACTGAGGCCACCAAGATTGGCCTGTGCCTGTTCTCTCTGGCCTGCGTGCCCTTTGCCCTG GTGTCCCAGCTGCAGGGACAGACCCTTGCCCTGGCTGCCACCTGCTCGCTGCTCGGGCTGTTTGGCTTCTCGGTGGGCCCCGTGGCCATGGAGTTGGCGGTCGAGTGTTCCTTCCCCGTGGGGGAGGGGGCTGCCACAGGCATGATCTTTGTGCTGGG GCAGGCCGAGGGAATACTCATCATGCTGGCAATGACGGCACTGACTGTGCGACGCTCGGAGCCGTCCTTGTCCACCTGCCAGCAGGGGGAGGATCCACTTGACTGGACAG CTGCATCCTGGCGGTCTTCTTCCACACCCCATACCGGCGCCTGCAGGCCGAGTCTGGGGAGCCCCCCTCCACCCGTAACGCCGTGGGCGGCGCAGACTCAGGGCCGGGTGTGGACCGAGGGGGAGCAGGAAGGGCTGGGGTCCTGGGGCCCAGCACGGCGACTCCGGAGTGCACGGCGAGGGGGGCCTCGCTAG
- the SLC49A3 gene encoding solute carrier family 49 member A3 isoform X9 yields MAGPTEAETGLAEPRALCAQRGHRTYARRWVFLLAISLLNCSNATLWLSFAPVADVIAEDLVLSMEQINWLSLVYLVVSTPFGVAAIWILDSVGLRAATILGAWLNFAGSVLRMVPCMVVGTQNPFAFLMGGQSLCALAQSLVIFSPAKLAALWFPEHQRATANMLATMSNPLGVLVANVLSPVLVKKGEDIPLMLGVYTIPAGVVCLLSTICLWESVPPTPPSAGAASSTSEKFLDGLKLQLMWNKAYVILAVCLGGMIGISASFSALLEQILCASGHSSGFSGLCGALFITFGILGALALGPYVDRTKHFTEATKIGLCLFSLACVPFALVSQLQGQTLALAATCSLLGLFGFSVGPVAMELAVECSFPVGEGAATGMIFVLGQAEGILIMLAMTALTVRRSEPSLSTCQQGEDPLDWTAASWRSSSTPHTGACRPSLGSPPPPVTPWAAQTQGRVWTEGEQEGLGSWGPARRLRSARRGGPR; encoded by the exons ATGGCGGGGCCGACGGAGGCCGAGACGGGGTTGGCCGAGCCCCGGGCCCTGTGCGCGCAGCGGGGCCACCGCACCTACGCGCGCCGCTGGGTGTTCCTGCTCGCGATCAGCCTGCTCAACTGCTCCAACGCCACG CTGTGGCTCAGCTTTGCACCTGTGGCTGACGTCATTGCTGAGGACTTGGTCCTGTCCATGGAGCAGATCAACTGGCTGTCACTGGTCTACCTCGTGGTATCCACCCCATTTGGCGTGGCGGCCATCTGGATCCTGGACTCCGTCGGGCTCCGTGCGGCG ACCATCCTGGGTGCGTGGCTGAACTTTGCCGGGAGTGTGCTACGCATGGTGCCCTGCATGGTTGTTGGGACCCAAAACCCATTTGCCTTCCTCATGGGTGGCCAGAGCCTCTGTGCCCTTGCCCAGAGCCTGGTCATCTTCTCTCCAGCCAAGCTGGCTGCCTTGTGGTTCCCAGAGCACCAGCGAGCCACGGCCAACATGCTCGCCACCATGT CGAACCCTCTGGGCGTCCTTGTGGCCAATGTGCTGTCCCCTGTGCTGGTCAAGAAGGGTGAGGACATTCCGTTAATG CTCGGTGTCTATACCATCCCTGCTGGCGTCGTCTGCCTGCTGTCCACCATCTGCCTGTGGGAGAGtgtgccccccaccccgccctcTGCCGGGGCTGCCAGCTCCACCTCAGAGAAGTTCCTGGATGGGCTCAAGCTG CAGCTCATGTGGAACAAGGCCTATGTCATCCTGGCTGTGTGCTTGGGGGGAATGATCGGGATCTCTGCCAGCTTCTCAGCCCTCCTGGAGCAGATCCTCTGTGCAAGCGGCCACTCCAGT GGGTTTTCCGGCCTCTGTGGCGCTCTCTTCATCACGTTTGGGATCCTGGGGGCACTGGCTCTCGGCCCCTATGTGGACCGGACCAAGCACTTCACTGAGGCCACCAAGATTGGCCTGTGCCTGTTCTCTCTGGCCTGCGTGCCCTTTGCCCTG GTGTCCCAGCTGCAGGGACAGACCCTTGCCCTGGCTGCCACCTGCTCGCTGCTCGGGCTGTTTGGCTTCTCGGTGGGCCCCGTGGCCATGGAGTTGGCGGTCGAGTGTTCCTTCCCCGTGGGGGAGGGGGCTGCCACAGGCATGATCTTTGTGCTGGG GCAGGCCGAGGGAATACTCATCATGCTGGCAATGACGGCACTGACTGTGCGACGCTCGGAGCCGTCCTTGTCCACCTGCCAGCAGGGGGAGGATCCACTTGACTGGACAG CTGCATCCTGGCGGTCTTCTTCCACACCCCATACCGGCGCCTGCAGGCCGAGTCTGGGGAGCCCCCCTCCACCCGTAACGCCGTGGGCGGCGCAGACTCAGGGCCGGGTGTGGACCGAGGGGGAGCAGGAAGGGCTGGGGTCCTGGGGCCCAGCACGGCGACTCCGGAGTGCACGGCGAGGGGGGCCTCGCTAG
- the SLC49A3 gene encoding solute carrier family 49 member A3 isoform X11 — MAGPTEAETGLAEPRALCAQRGHRTYARRWVFLLAISLLNCSNATLWLSFAPVADVIAEDLVLSMEQINWLSLVYLVVSTPFGVAAIWILDSVGLRAATILGAWLNFAGSVLRMVPCMVVGTQNPFAFLMGGQSLCALAQSLVIFSPAKLAALWFPEHQRATANMLATMSNPLGVLVANVLSPVLVKKGEDIPLMLGVYTIPAGVVCLLSTICLWESVPPTPPSAGAASSTSEKFLDGLKLQLMWNKAYVILAVCLGGMIGISASFSALLEQILCASGHSSGFSGLCGALFITFGILGALALGPYVDRTKHFTEATKIGLCLFSLACVPFALVSQLQGQTLALAATCSLLGLFGFSVGPVAMELAVECSFPVGEGAATGMIFVLGQAEGILIMLAMTALTVRRSEPSLSTCQQGEDPLDWTGPAASMKH, encoded by the exons ATGGCGGGGCCGACGGAGGCCGAGACGGGGTTGGCCGAGCCCCGGGCCCTGTGCGCGCAGCGGGGCCACCGCACCTACGCGCGCCGCTGGGTGTTCCTGCTCGCGATCAGCCTGCTCAACTGCTCCAACGCCACG CTGTGGCTCAGCTTTGCACCTGTGGCTGACGTCATTGCTGAGGACTTGGTCCTGTCCATGGAGCAGATCAACTGGCTGTCACTGGTCTACCTCGTGGTATCCACCCCATTTGGCGTGGCGGCCATCTGGATCCTGGACTCCGTCGGGCTCCGTGCGGCG ACCATCCTGGGTGCGTGGCTGAACTTTGCCGGGAGTGTGCTACGCATGGTGCCCTGCATGGTTGTTGGGACCCAAAACCCATTTGCCTTCCTCATGGGTGGCCAGAGCCTCTGTGCCCTTGCCCAGAGCCTGGTCATCTTCTCTCCAGCCAAGCTGGCTGCCTTGTGGTTCCCAGAGCACCAGCGAGCCACGGCCAACATGCTCGCCACCATGT CGAACCCTCTGGGCGTCCTTGTGGCCAATGTGCTGTCCCCTGTGCTGGTCAAGAAGGGTGAGGACATTCCGTTAATG CTCGGTGTCTATACCATCCCTGCTGGCGTCGTCTGCCTGCTGTCCACCATCTGCCTGTGGGAGAGtgtgccccccaccccgccctcTGCCGGGGCTGCCAGCTCCACCTCAGAGAAGTTCCTGGATGGGCTCAAGCTG CAGCTCATGTGGAACAAGGCCTATGTCATCCTGGCTGTGTGCTTGGGGGGAATGATCGGGATCTCTGCCAGCTTCTCAGCCCTCCTGGAGCAGATCCTCTGTGCAAGCGGCCACTCCAGT GGGTTTTCCGGCCTCTGTGGCGCTCTCTTCATCACGTTTGGGATCCTGGGGGCACTGGCTCTCGGCCCCTATGTGGACCGGACCAAGCACTTCACTGAGGCCACCAAGATTGGCCTGTGCCTGTTCTCTCTGGCCTGCGTGCCCTTTGCCCTG GTGTCCCAGCTGCAGGGACAGACCCTTGCCCTGGCTGCCACCTGCTCGCTGCTCGGGCTGTTTGGCTTCTCGGTGGGCCCCGTGGCCATGGAGTTGGCGGTCGAGTGTTCCTTCCCCGTGGGGGAGGGGGCTGCCACAGGCATGATCTTTGTGCTGGG GCAGGCCGAGGGAATACTCATCATGCTGGCAATGACGGCACTGACTGTGCGACGCTCGGAGCCGTCCTTGTCCACCTGCCAGCAGGGGGAGGATCCACTTGACTGGACAG